The following proteins are encoded in a genomic region of Bacillus sp. FJAT-22090:
- a CDS encoding ATP synthase subunit I, giving the protein MQEMQRIYTKQKKYIFFLLGACALGWGFTPYSPIFAGLALGSLFGLYNFWILVRRMEKFDRVLTNGKGRAGLGTTFRFASGVAAVAIALALPEYIHLISTVIGLMIPYVLLIVERIVFHARH; this is encoded by the coding sequence ATGCAGGAAATGCAACGTATTTATACGAAGCAGAAAAAGTACATATTTTTTTTGCTCGGAGCATGTGCGCTAGGTTGGGGATTTACCCCATATTCGCCAATATTTGCGGGCTTAGCACTAGGTTCTTTATTTGGTCTGTATAATTTCTGGATTCTAGTACGTAGAATGGAGAAATTTGATCGAGTGTTGACAAATGGAAAAGGACGAGCAGGTCTCGGCACAACTTTTCGCTTCGCATCAGGCGTTGCAGCTGTTGCAATTGCCCTTGCCCTTCCAGAGTACATACATCTGATCAGCACAGTTATCGGATTAATGATTCCCTATGTTCTACTAATAGTAGAAAGAATTGTGTTTCATGCAAGACATTAA
- a CDS encoding low molecular weight protein arginine phosphatase, whose translation MNILFVCTGNTCRSPIAEALLKERHLNGVEVRSAGIYAMDGGNMSSNGQKVLENESIQFKHKSSALNEQIVDWADIILTMTASHKQAIIFAFPHAISKVYMYTEYVTPQAVHDVSDPYGGDLRTYEATYRELNVLTDELVKKLQGD comes from the coding sequence ATGAATATATTATTTGTTTGCACGGGAAATACGTGTCGTAGTCCAATTGCAGAGGCATTGTTGAAAGAGCGTCATTTAAATGGTGTGGAGGTGCGTTCAGCAGGTATTTATGCGATGGATGGAGGTAATATGTCTTCAAATGGGCAAAAAGTATTGGAGAATGAATCTATCCAGTTTAAACATAAATCATCCGCATTAAATGAACAAATAGTTGACTGGGCAGATATCATATTAACGATGACGGCATCCCATAAACAAGCCATCATCTTTGCATTTCCGCATGCGATATCAAAAGTCTACATGTACACTGAGTACGTAACACCCCAAGCTGTACATGATGTATCTGATCCATATGGTGGAGACTTGCGTACATATGAAGCTACGTATAGAGAATTGAATGTACTAACGGATGAACTAGTGAAAAAACTTCAGGGGGATTAA
- a CDS encoding methyl-accepting chemotaxis protein, whose translation MKEKKKKYAFGIQKKIVLFVTVLALITYTTSAIFINFIQPLIFDTTTKSVPFEIAMYALGILWSGILAYFFSGLLIKPLFNLEKVANLASEGKIGVDVEVPKSKDEIQSVAVAFQAMLVNLREMVQGIEKNFEKTNNTVQQLSAQSSVASEQAEAIASTIAQISQGAEQSAIAVQETAESVEDVRTLASEVNKRAEKSSVQSQEMIHGLAQTTQAIQSLVNGIQKIASGSEAALGNVHQLEENAGKVESIIQLVGDIAAQTNLLALNASIEAARAGEHGKGFAVVAEEVRKLADESAKAVQGISELILAIQTDVQTVVQQMTNQVSFAVGEAKRVSETNEAVEGMSNKIHEMAESVVEISSLVEKQLTNIESTAQQSQEVAAIAEETSAGAEEVRSATDEQARSIEEIDHLSVDLKKQSEELYNVISLFDRNTK comes from the coding sequence ATGAAAGAAAAAAAGAAGAAGTATGCGTTCGGAATACAAAAGAAGATTGTGCTGTTTGTCACTGTTTTAGCTTTAATTACATATACAACAAGTGCTATTTTTATTAATTTTATACAACCGCTTATCTTTGATACTACTACTAAATCTGTACCTTTTGAGATTGCTATGTACGCTTTAGGTATTTTATGGTCTGGTATATTGGCTTACTTTTTTAGTGGATTACTTATTAAGCCTTTATTTAATCTAGAAAAAGTTGCAAATCTTGCTTCAGAAGGAAAAATTGGAGTGGATGTGGAAGTTCCCAAATCCAAAGATGAGATTCAATCCGTTGCAGTAGCATTTCAGGCGATGCTTGTGAATTTAAGAGAAATGGTTCAAGGCATTGAAAAGAACTTTGAGAAGACAAATAATACTGTTCAACAACTATCAGCGCAATCATCTGTGGCATCGGAGCAAGCAGAAGCAATCGCAAGTACGATTGCACAAATTTCACAAGGTGCAGAACAATCAGCGATAGCAGTGCAAGAAACAGCAGAATCTGTAGAAGACGTCAGAACGCTTGCTTCAGAAGTAAATAAACGTGCTGAAAAGTCTTCTGTACAATCGCAGGAAATGATTCATGGACTAGCCCAAACTACGCAAGCTATACAATCGCTTGTAAATGGGATCCAGAAGATTGCTTCTGGTAGTGAGGCAGCATTAGGAAATGTGCACCAATTAGAAGAAAACGCAGGAAAAGTCGAAAGTATTATTCAGTTAGTTGGAGATATCGCTGCTCAAACGAACTTGCTTGCATTAAATGCGTCTATTGAAGCTGCACGTGCGGGGGAGCATGGAAAAGGATTTGCAGTTGTAGCTGAAGAAGTTCGCAAACTAGCGGATGAAAGTGCTAAGGCGGTACAAGGAATATCTGAGCTTATCCTTGCTATCCAAACGGATGTGCAAACTGTCGTTCAACAAATGACAAATCAAGTAAGCTTTGCTGTAGGTGAAGCGAAGCGTGTTTCTGAGACAAACGAGGCAGTAGAAGGTATGTCCAATAAAATACATGAGATGGCCGAATCAGTAGTAGAAATATCTTCATTGGTTGAAAAGCAGTTAACAAATATTGAAAGTACAGCCCAACAATCACAAGAAGTTGCTGCAATAGCAGAAGAAACATCCGCAGGAGCAGAAGAGGTACGAAGTGCTACTGATGAACAAGCACGTTCTATTGAAGAAATCGATCACTTATCAGTTGATTTGAAGAAACAATCTGAAGAACTATATAATGTAATAAGCCTTTTTGATCGTAATACAAAATAA
- the upp gene encoding uracil phosphoribosyltransferase, translating into MPKVFVFDHPLIQHKLTYIRDVNTGTKEFRELVDEVATLMAFEITRDLPLEETEVETPVQKTKSKVLAGKKIGIVPILRAGIGMIDGILKLIPAAKVGHVGLYRDPETLQPVEYYVKLPADVAERDFILVDPMLATGGSAIEAVNSLKKRGATSIKFMCLIAAPEGVEALKKAHPDVDIYIAALDEKLNDHGYIVPGLGDAGDRLFGTK; encoded by the coding sequence ATGCCAAAAGTATTTGTATTTGATCATCCACTCATTCAACACAAACTTACATATATCCGTGATGTAAACACTGGAACTAAAGAGTTTCGTGAACTTGTAGACGAGGTTGCGACACTCATGGCGTTTGAGATTACACGTGATTTACCATTAGAGGAGACAGAAGTGGAAACTCCTGTACAAAAAACAAAATCAAAAGTGCTTGCTGGAAAGAAAATAGGGATTGTTCCTATTTTACGTGCAGGTATTGGAATGATTGATGGAATCTTAAAACTCATCCCGGCTGCGAAGGTTGGACATGTTGGTCTTTATCGAGATCCAGAAACATTGCAACCAGTTGAGTATTATGTAAAGCTTCCCGCAGATGTTGCAGAACGTGATTTCATCCTTGTAGATCCAATGCTTGCAACTGGAGGTTCTGCAATTGAAGCAGTTAACTCTTTGAAAAAGCGTGGCGCAACAAGCATTAAATTTATGTGTCTAATTGCTGCTCCAGAGGGTGTAGAAGCATTGAAAAAAGCTCATCCAGATGTAGATATTTATATTGCAGCTTTAGATGAAAAGCTAAATGACCATGGCTATATTGTTCCAGGGTTAGGCGATGCAGGAGACAGACTATTCGGTACGAAGTAA
- the atpB gene encoding F0F1 ATP synthase subunit A, which produces MEHANPTFKFLGLYGNWSNILMLAVTTLIVFLIAYIATRNLKMKPTGMQNFMEWIMDFVKGIIKSNFDWKTGGRFHVLGITLIMFIAVANVLGLPFAITYDGVLWWKSPTADPTITMTLSVMIIVLTHYYGIQMKGFKQYNVDTYLKPLPFLFPLKIIEEFANTLTLGLRLYGNIYAGEVLLGLIAGLATSSIFGFVGAIIPAMAWQGFSLFIGGIQAFIFVMLTMVYMSHKVSSDH; this is translated from the coding sequence GTGGAACATGCAAATCCAACGTTCAAGTTTTTAGGACTGTATGGAAACTGGTCAAACATTTTAATGCTTGCGGTAACTACACTTATCGTTTTCTTAATTGCTTATATTGCGACAAGAAACTTAAAAATGAAACCGACTGGTATGCAGAACTTCATGGAATGGATTATGGATTTTGTGAAGGGGATTATTAAAAGTAACTTCGACTGGAAAACAGGTGGGCGTTTCCATGTACTTGGGATTACACTAATTATGTTTATTGCAGTAGCAAACGTATTAGGTCTTCCATTTGCCATCACGTATGATGGGGTACTTTGGTGGAAATCTCCAACAGCAGACCCAACCATCACCATGACATTATCCGTTATGATCATCGTTTTAACGCACTACTACGGAATTCAAATGAAAGGTTTTAAACAATATAATGTTGATACTTATTTAAAACCACTTCCATTTTTATTTCCATTAAAAATTATTGAGGAATTCGCAAATACGTTGACACTTGGTCTTCGTCTTTACGGTAATATCTATGCGGGGGAAGTTCTTTTAGGACTGATCGCAGGATTAGCAACTTCTAGTATTTTCGGCTTTGTTGGAGCAATTATTCCAGCAATGGCATGGCAAGGTTTCTCCCTATTTATAGGTGGGATCCAAGCATTCATTTTCGTTATGTTAACAATGGTTTATATGTCACATAAAGTGTCGTCAGACCATTAA
- a CDS encoding L-threonylcarbamoyladenylate synthase, with protein sequence MKTQIVSVDNLSTKEHGYTQAVDLLNDGETVAFPTETVYGLGADATKETAVRKIFEAKGRPQDNPLIVHIGDKKDLHSFTMNIPKLAMECMDAFWPGALTLVLPLKPNTLAENVTAGLDTVGVRMPEHPVALELLRRLKKPVAAPSANRSGKPSPTQAVHVLHDLKGKIPLIVDGGTTGIGLESTVLDVTTDKPTILRPGGVTKEMLEKVIGPVNEAKLTDKAEAPRAPGMKYAHYAPDAPVYLIEASIIEVQKAVESIHSDHKKVALIASDLYSESNADYFFTLGKENQLEDAAHLLYEALRKCDESDADLVLVPAFPKHGVGSAIMNRLEKAAKGNWYS encoded by the coding sequence ATGAAAACACAAATTGTGAGTGTGGATAACTTATCCACAAAAGAACATGGTTATACACAAGCTGTGGATTTATTAAATGATGGAGAAACGGTCGCATTTCCAACAGAGACAGTGTATGGATTAGGTGCTGATGCTACCAAAGAAACTGCTGTCCGAAAAATATTCGAGGCGAAGGGAAGACCGCAGGATAACCCATTAATTGTTCACATTGGTGATAAAAAAGATCTCCATTCATTTACGATGAATATACCGAAGCTTGCAATGGAATGTATGGATGCATTTTGGCCAGGAGCCCTAACGTTGGTTTTGCCATTAAAACCAAATACTCTTGCTGAAAACGTTACAGCCGGATTAGATACAGTTGGTGTGAGAATGCCTGAGCATCCAGTAGCCCTGGAATTACTTAGACGTTTAAAAAAACCAGTTGCTGCTCCGAGTGCAAATAGAAGCGGAAAACCTAGTCCGACTCAGGCAGTCCACGTGCTACATGACTTGAAAGGAAAGATACCTTTAATAGTAGACGGAGGTACAACAGGGATTGGCTTAGAATCTACAGTTTTGGATGTTACAACAGACAAACCAACAATTCTTCGTCCAGGTGGAGTTACAAAAGAAATGCTTGAAAAAGTGATTGGTCCAGTAAATGAAGCAAAACTGACTGACAAAGCAGAAGCTCCTAGAGCGCCAGGAATGAAGTACGCACATTACGCACCGGATGCTCCAGTCTATTTAATAGAAGCTTCTATAATTGAAGTTCAAAAAGCAGTGGAAAGCATACATAGTGATCATAAAAAAGTAGCGCTAATTGCAAGTGACCTATACAGTGAAAGTAATGCGGATTACTTTTTTACATTAGGCAAGGAAAATCAACTGGAAGATGCTGCACACCTATTGTACGAAGCTCTTAGAAAATGTGATGAATCAGATGCTGATTTAGTCCTTGTACCAGCTTTTCCTAAACATGGAGTTGGAAGTGCGATCATGAATAGATTAGAAAAGGCTGCTAAAGGTAATTGGTATAGTTAA
- the glyA gene encoding serine hydroxymethyltransferase, producing MEKILAQDPAVHEAMLAEKKRQQANIELIASENFVSEAVMEAQGSVLTNKYAEGYPGKRYYGGCEHVDVVENIARDRLKEIFGAEHANVQPHSGSQANMAVYMTALQPGDTILGMNLSHGGHLTHGSPVNFSGIQYNFIDYGVDKETETIDYENVRAIALEHKPKMIVAGASAYSRTIDFAKFREIADEVGAYLFVDMAHIAGLVAAGLHPNPVPYAHFVTSTTHKTLRGPRGGLILTTEEFAKKIDKTIFPGIQGGPLMHVIAAKAVAFGEAQKPEFKEYQAQVIANAKTLADSLTAEGIRIVSGGTDNHVMLLDVSVLDLTGKVAEHVLDEVGITVNKNTIPFDTSSPFITSGVRIGTPAVTSRGFKEEEMKEIASIIAKLLKNHEDEAVLKESKERVSALTAKFPLYN from the coding sequence GTGGAAAAGATTTTAGCACAAGATCCAGCGGTACATGAAGCTATGCTGGCAGAGAAAAAACGTCAACAAGCAAATATTGAGTTAATTGCTTCAGAAAACTTTGTATCAGAAGCAGTTATGGAAGCGCAAGGCTCTGTACTGACAAATAAATATGCAGAAGGCTACCCAGGTAAACGCTACTATGGTGGCTGTGAGCATGTTGATGTAGTGGAAAATATCGCTCGTGATCGATTAAAAGAAATTTTTGGAGCTGAGCATGCAAATGTTCAACCACATTCAGGTTCTCAAGCGAATATGGCAGTATATATGACTGCATTACAACCAGGTGATACAATTTTAGGTATGAATCTTTCCCATGGTGGTCACTTAACGCACGGTTCTCCAGTTAACTTTAGTGGAATTCAATATAACTTCATCGATTATGGTGTGGATAAAGAAACAGAAACGATCGACTATGAAAATGTTCGTGCGATTGCATTAGAACATAAGCCTAAAATGATCGTCGCTGGAGCAAGTGCGTATTCACGTACGATCGACTTTGCTAAATTCCGTGAAATTGCTGATGAAGTAGGAGCTTACTTGTTTGTAGATATGGCACATATTGCAGGTTTAGTAGCAGCTGGACTTCATCCGAATCCAGTTCCATATGCACATTTCGTTACATCGACGACACATAAAACATTACGTGGACCACGTGGTGGATTAATCTTAACAACTGAAGAGTTCGCTAAGAAAATTGATAAAACAATTTTCCCTGGAATTCAAGGTGGACCATTAATGCATGTAATTGCTGCAAAAGCTGTAGCATTTGGGGAAGCTCAAAAACCTGAATTTAAAGAGTATCAAGCACAAGTGATTGCAAATGCTAAAACTCTTGCAGATAGCTTAACTGCAGAAGGTATACGTATTGTTTCTGGTGGAACTGATAATCACGTTATGCTATTAGACGTTTCTGTTTTAGATTTAACAGGTAAGGTAGCGGAGCATGTACTTGATGAGGTTGGAATTACAGTAAATAAAAACACGATTCCATTTGATACATCTAGTCCTTTCATTACATCAGGAGTTCGCATTGGTACTCCAGCAGTTACATCACGTGGATTTAAAGAAGAAGAAATGAAAGAAATCGCTTCAATCATTGCAAAACTTCTGAAAAACCATGAAGACGAAGCTGTACTTAAAGAATCTAAAGAACGTGTTTCTGCATTAACAGCAAAATTCCCATTATACAATTAA
- a CDS encoding AtpZ/AtpI family protein, whose amino-acid sequence MRRNRRPLQGIAMYSAILSQLVGSILIGIFTGMWIDDTFRTTPVFLVICLLAGLTVGVFAIITTIRKYDSGD is encoded by the coding sequence ATGCGTCGAAATAGACGTCCGTTACAAGGGATAGCGATGTATTCTGCGATTCTCTCACAGCTTGTAGGTTCTATCTTAATAGGTATATTCACAGGAATGTGGATAGACGATACTTTTAGAACCACTCCAGTATTTTTAGTAATATGTTTACTCGCTGGCCTTACGGTTGGTGTGTTCGCCATTATTACTACCATTCGAAAATATGATTCAGGAGACTGA
- the atpF gene encoding F0F1 ATP synthase subunit B codes for MSFDYLVLGAEAHSGFNTWDIFATLFFFILLLVLLKKVAWGPLMGIMTQREELIASEIEAAESSRQESERLLEEQRDLLKEARTEALAIVENAKKQGEASREEIITTARSEAARLKESAIREIDTEKERAIAAVRQEVVSLSVLAASKVLEKEVSEEDNRALIEATIAKAGEVN; via the coding sequence GTGTCTTTTGATTACCTTGTACTTGGTGCTGAAGCCCATAGTGGTTTTAACACTTGGGATATCTTTGCTACATTATTCTTCTTTATTTTACTACTTGTACTTTTAAAGAAAGTAGCTTGGGGTCCATTAATGGGGATTATGACTCAACGTGAAGAATTAATCGCAAGTGAAATTGAAGCAGCTGAATCTAGCCGCCAAGAATCAGAGCGATTACTAGAAGAACAACGTGACTTACTTAAAGAAGCACGCACGGAAGCACTAGCGATTGTAGAAAATGCGAAAAAGCAAGGCGAAGCGTCTCGTGAAGAAATTATCACAACTGCTCGTTCTGAAGCAGCGCGTTTAAAAGAATCTGCTATTCGTGAAATCGATACAGAAAAAGAAAGAGCGATTGCGGCAGTACGACAAGAAGTAGTTTCACTTTCTGTACTTGCAGCGTCCAAAGTTCTTGAAAAAGAAGTTTCGGAAGAAGATAATCGTGCGCTAATCGAGGCTACGATTGCGAAGGCAGGCGAAGTTAATTGA
- a CDS encoding TIGR01440 family protein — MEAKSLWKKQIEQLLLEVEQQAFLKENDLFVIGCSTSEIIGEKIGTAGGLEVAEVLYEPLRAFADRNKVHLAFQGCEHINRAITMERETQLLYRLPEVSVIPVVRAGGSMSAYAYTQFQDPVVVEHVQAHAGIDIGQTLIGMQLKPVAVPIRVSTKHIGEAIVTIARTRPKLIGGERAFYG, encoded by the coding sequence ATGGAAGCAAAAAGTTTGTGGAAAAAACAAATAGAACAGCTTCTACTCGAGGTTGAGCAGCAAGCGTTCTTAAAAGAGAATGATCTATTTGTTATTGGCTGTTCAACTTCGGAAATTATCGGCGAGAAAATTGGTACTGCTGGTGGCTTAGAGGTAGCCGAGGTTTTATATGAACCTTTGCGTGCTTTTGCTGATCGAAATAAGGTTCATTTAGCATTTCAAGGTTGTGAACATATAAATCGAGCAATAACAATGGAAAGAGAGACTCAGCTTCTCTATCGATTACCAGAAGTTTCGGTTATTCCAGTTGTTCGTGCAGGTGGCTCTATGTCTGCCTATGCGTACACTCAATTTCAAGACCCTGTAGTTGTCGAGCATGTACAAGCACATGCCGGCATTGACATAGGACAAACGCTTATCGGTATGCAATTGAAACCTGTTGCTGTTCCGATTCGCGTGTCCACAAAGCATATTGGGGAAGCGATCGTTACGATTGCGAGAACACGTCCAAAGCTAATTGGCGGAGAACGTGCATTTTACGGATGA
- the rpiB gene encoding ribose 5-phosphate isomerase B — MKIAISSDHGGNNLRKEIIQQLEELGLSYEDFGPTNDDSVDYPDYAMPVAEGVANGKFDRGILICGTGIGMSIAANKVKGIRCALVHDVFSAKATRCHNDSNVLAMGERVIGPGLAREIVATWLAQDFEGGRHERRVEKISALEN; from the coding sequence TTGAAAATAGCGATTTCTTCCGATCACGGTGGTAATAATCTCCGTAAAGAAATTATTCAACAATTAGAAGAGCTTGGACTTTCCTATGAGGATTTCGGTCCAACAAACGATGATTCAGTCGATTATCCTGATTATGCAATGCCGGTAGCAGAAGGTGTGGCAAATGGGAAGTTTGATCGTGGTATATTAATTTGTGGTACAGGTATTGGTATGTCGATTGCGGCGAATAAAGTAAAAGGTATTCGATGTGCATTAGTGCATGATGTATTTTCTGCAAAAGCAACAAGATGTCATAACGACTCTAATGTTCTTGCAATGGGTGAACGTGTAATAGGTCCAGGACTTGCTAGAGAAATCGTAGCTACTTGGCTTGCACAAGACTTTGAAGGTGGACGTCACGAGCGCCGTGTAGAAAAAATTTCGGCATTAGAGAACTAA
- a CDS encoding stage II sporulation protein R: protein MLPDYEIKRTPRIGKQIDAVILFVWMLLLIQFCLFILFQPMEQTDGTRFRLIANSNSVEDQQFKNEVRDSIEPILRTYQSNPQETYVELEQVVDKLSEKYEEKITLSTGQALFPPKVWNDGIVAQTHVDSIVITIGSGRGDNWWCALFPKVCYKDEEKKKEKPKFFVWEWLKKKFST from the coding sequence GCGGTTATTTTATTCGTATGGATGTTGCTACTTATTCAATTTTGTTTATTTATTCTATTTCAACCTATGGAGCAAACAGATGGAACACGATTTCGTCTTATTGCCAATAGCAATTCGGTAGAAGATCAACAATTTAAAAATGAAGTAAGAGATAGTATTGAGCCCATTTTAAGAACGTACCAAAGTAATCCACAGGAAACATATGTCGAGTTAGAGCAAGTTGTGGATAAGTTGTCAGAAAAATATGAAGAAAAAATCACTTTATCCACAGGACAAGCATTATTTCCTCCGAAAGTGTGGAATGATGGGATAGTAGCACAAACACACGTAGATTCGATTGTTATTACAATAGGCAGTGGTCGCGGGGATAATTGGTGGTGTGCACTGTTTCCAAAAGTTTGTTATAAGGATGAAGAAAAGAAAAAAGAGAAACCTAAATTTTTTGTATGGGAATGGTTAAAAAAGAAGTTTTCCACATAA
- the atpE gene encoding F0F1 ATP synthase subunit C has translation MVGSVGLLAAAIAIGLGALGAGIGNGLIVSKTVEGIARQPEARGALQTVMFIGVALVEAIPIIAAVIAFIVLNK, from the coding sequence ATGGTAGGTTCAGTTGGTCTTTTAGCAGCAGCTATAGCAATCGGTTTAGGTGCACTTGGTGCAGGTATCGGTAACGGTTTAATCGTTTCAAAAACAGTAGAAGGTATTGCTCGTCAACCAGAAGCACGTGGAGCTTTACAAACAGTTATGTTCATCGGGGTAGCATTAGTTGAGGCGATTCCAATTATCGCAGCAGTTATCGCTTTCATCGTATTAAACAAATAA
- a CDS encoding manganese efflux pump → MWREILAGVLMSVDVLILFSLVSYRKQVFTLAAWVAALHMLFPLIGYYAGIIVQNYLQHASPYLSGVLLSLLGLQMILTQSPKQAPLLSPFLLAVVASVDTFSVSISFGMLKVEKFIFILSSGIFSFLAVFIAQNIIYKYAIMNRAFIMRFAGLILLIMGILTLQNN, encoded by the coding sequence TTGTGGCGTGAAATTTTGGCTGGTGTATTAATGTCTGTGGATGTACTAATATTGTTTTCTCTTGTATCTTATAGGAAACAAGTATTTACTCTAGCTGCATGGGTTGCGGCATTACATATGCTTTTTCCTTTAATCGGTTATTACGCAGGGATTATCGTGCAGAATTATCTTCAGCATGCAAGTCCCTATTTATCTGGAGTTCTTCTTTCATTACTGGGATTACAAATGATTCTTACACAATCTCCAAAGCAAGCTCCTCTTTTATCTCCGTTTCTATTGGCCGTCGTAGCAAGCGTTGATACCTTTTCAGTAAGTATTTCATTTGGTATGCTAAAAGTAGAGAAGTTTATATTCATACTCAGCTCGGGAATTTTTTCATTTTTAGCAGTGTTTATTGCGCAAAATATAATATATAAATATGCAATTATGAACCGAGCTTTCATCATGAGATTTGCGGGACTGATATTATTAATAATGGGAATTTTAACGTTACAAAATAATTAA